One genomic segment of Aythya fuligula isolate bAytFul2 chromosome 5, bAytFul2.pri, whole genome shotgun sequence includes these proteins:
- the LOC116489372 gene encoding myb-related transcription factor, partner of profilin-like, producing MFNPRNMAERKRKPKFSKEELDILVTEVTRNEAMLFGRETMRLSHADRDKIWEDIARQITSVSQVPRSVKDIKHRWDDMKRRTKDKLAFMQRSLSSPSSKGRPSAIVLTAHERAIESTLHSSRQMHGFRRADLDVVDSPSTSSEDEEMPGTSREHCSSSLKRASAGVSQLSGPSFLHTSSSSEHSEAISQRQELHRPSPRTSSSCRPPRPRTRSPPLSSFDRQLLHSHSQQTELFRQFCQELVAIHRDMAESMHVIGQKMADLTSQVGQMCQTLSEIRDGVQAFHRIQGPSVVQGSLPQAACTKPAPEPSAESNQTPSKQTPPARTTRSRKRKHHF from the exons ATGTTCAACCCAAGGAACATGGCTGAACGAAAGAGGAAGCCCAAGTTTTCCAAAGAAGAACTGGACATTCTGGTCACTGAGGTGACCCGAAATGAAGCCATGCTGTTTGGGAGGGAGACCATGCGTCTATCCCATGCTGACAGGGACAAGATCTGGGAAGACATAGCCAGGCAGATCACATCAGTCAGCCAGGTCCCCAGGTCTGTAAAAGACATTAAACACAGATGGGACGACATGAAGAGAAGGACCAAGGACAAACTGGCATTCATGCAGAGGTCCCTCTCTAGCCCCAGCAGCAAGGGGCGGCCCTCGGCCATCGTCCTGACCGCCCACGAGAGAGCCATCGAGTCAACACTGCATTCATCACGCCAGATGCACGGCTTCCGGAGAGCGGATCTGGACGTGGTTGACAGCCCGTCAACGAGCT CTGAAGATGAAGAGATGCCAGGCACTTCTCGGGAACACTGCTCCTCCTCGCTGAAGAGGGCCAGTGCAGGAGTCAGCCAGCTCTCTGGGCCCTCCTTCCTCCACACCTCCTCCTCGTCGGAGCACTCAGAAGCTATCAGCCAAAGGCAGGAATTGCACCGTCCATCACCACGCACCTCCTCGTCCTGCAGACCCCCACGCCCCCGCACAAGGAGCCCGCCCCTCTCCAGCTTCGATCGCCAGCTTCTTCATTCCCACTCGCAGCAAACAGAGCTGTTCAGGCAGttctgccaggagctggtggctaTTCACAGGGACATGGCAGAGAGCATGCATGTCATCGGTCAGAAGATGGCTGACCTCACCAGCCAGGTTGGCCAGATGTGCCAAACCCTGTCAGAAATCCGTGATGGGGTCCAGGCTTTCCATAGGATACAGGGTCCTAGTGTCGTGCAGGGATCTCTTCCGCAAGCAGCTTGCACAAAACCAGCCCCTGAGCCCAGTGCAGAGTCTAACCAAACCCCCTCAAAACAGACTCCTCCTGCACGGACTACCAGGTCACGAAAGAGAAAGCACCATTTTTAG